Proteins encoded by one window of Lycium barbarum isolate Lr01 chromosome 11, ASM1917538v2, whole genome shotgun sequence:
- the LOC132617465 gene encoding uncharacterized protein LOC132617465: MGLLTTAPSNPRFHSHVNFFNVMILSYTANFNRLLEFVACFDSVRLIFVGAIVIPLVIRANANVISIVANMRFQLKSYQICYDFCSSAVKGHNNFTWRRKYKMRRCEAMD, translated from the exons ATGGGTCTCTTAACTACGGCTCCTTCTAATCCCCGTTTTCATTCACATGTAAATTTCTTTAACGTGATGATTCTCTCATATACTGCAAACTTCAACCGTCTATTGGAATTTGTTGCATGCTTTGACTCCGTGAGGCTTATCTTCGTTGGTGCGATTGTTAT TCCTCTGGTTATACGAGCTAATGCAAATGTGATTAGTATCGTTGCAAATATGCGGTTTCAGCTGAAGAGTTATCAGATTTGTTACGATTTTTGTTCCAGTGCAGTCAAAGGGCACAATAATTTCACATGGAG AAGAAAGTATAAAATGAGAAGATGTGAAGCAATGGACTGA